In Planctomycetota bacterium, a single window of DNA contains:
- a CDS encoding DUF3472 domain-containing protein encodes MDTPATKRRKERFSTRWWPTGAPQRWRWGLAAALAAACAAGADGAEWTVPLGGNAFVVATPAGSGDGLQRGGNVVRWRDPTTVFAVFFHVDRPARVSLTLAGVKPGATLTATVGGRAATARVAGERAEFGSFDVAGPGYVRVDLGRPAGAAADAVGPAPTLVVDSDTADLTLSAVRDAAGGMYYWGRRGPSVHLSYRVPSGVDVEYAYCEVTVPEGEDAQGSFFMANGFAQGYFGMQVNSPTERRVLFSVWSPFSTDDPAAIPAADRVETLASGPGVRVGAFGGEGSGGQSFLVHPWRAGITYRFLTRVTPDGAGSTVYTAWFAPAAEGADGEWQLVARFRRPRTDTHLTGFHSFLENFDDSAGWIGRRARYGNQWVRDTAGTWHPVTGARFTGDATAGGGHRLDYAGGVAGEAFFLRNCGFFAERVALDGRFERPATPAEFPRIDLERLP; translated from the coding sequence ATGGACACCCCGGCGACGAAACGGCGAAAGGAACGGTTTTCCACCCGCTGGTGGCCGACCGGCGCGCCCCAGCGGTGGCGGTGGGGGCTGGCGGCCGCGCTGGCCGCAGCGTGCGCCGCCGGCGCCGACGGTGCCGAGTGGACCGTGCCGCTCGGCGGGAACGCGTTCGTCGTCGCGACGCCGGCGGGCTCCGGCGACGGCCTCCAGCGCGGCGGCAACGTGGTGCGCTGGCGCGATCCGACGACGGTGTTCGCCGTCTTCTTCCATGTCGACCGCCCCGCGCGGGTTTCGTTGACGCTGGCGGGGGTGAAGCCCGGGGCGACGCTGACGGCGACGGTCGGCGGGCGGGCCGCCACGGCGCGTGTCGCGGGGGAACGGGCGGAGTTCGGGAGCTTCGACGTCGCCGGTCCCGGCTACGTGCGTGTCGACCTCGGCCGCCCCGCCGGTGCGGCTGCCGATGCGGTCGGCCCGGCGCCCACGCTGGTCGTGGACTCGGACACGGCCGATCTCACGCTCTCCGCGGTGCGCGACGCCGCCGGCGGCATGTACTACTGGGGGCGCCGGGGACCGAGTGTCCACCTGTCGTATCGCGTCCCCTCGGGCGTGGACGTCGAATACGCCTACTGCGAGGTCACGGTGCCCGAGGGGGAGGATGCCCAGGGGTCGTTCTTCATGGCCAACGGGTTCGCGCAGGGCTACTTCGGAATGCAGGTCAACTCACCGACCGAACGGCGCGTGCTGTTCTCGGTGTGGAGTCCGTTTTCCACCGACGATCCCGCGGCGATCCCGGCAGCCGACCGCGTGGAGACGCTCGCCAGCGGCCCCGGGGTGCGTGTCGGGGCGTTCGGCGGCGAGGGCTCGGGGGGCCAGAGCTTCCTCGTCCATCCGTGGCGTGCCGGGATCACCTACCGGTTCCTGACCCGCGTCACCCCCGACGGCGCGGGGAGCACCGTCTACACGGCATGGTTCGCGCCGGCGGCGGAGGGAGCCGATGGGGAATGGCAGTTGGTCGCCCGCTTTCGCCGGCCGCGCACCGACACGCACCTGACGGGGTTCCACTCGTTTCTGGAGAACTTCGATGATTCGGCAGGTTGGATCGGCCGCCGGGCCCGGTACGGCAACCAGTGGGTGCGCGACACCGCCGGGACCTGGCATCCGGTCACGGGGGCCCGCTTCACCGGCGATGCCACCGCCGGCGGCGGCCACCGGCTCGACTACGCCGGTGGCGTCGCCGGCGAGGCTTTTTTTTTGAGGAATTGCGGGTTCTTCGCCGAGCGCGTCGCGCTCGACGGCCGGTTCGAACGCCCCGCGACGCCGGCCGAGTTTCCCCGGATCGACCTCGAGCGCCTCCCCTGA
- a CDS encoding TIM barrel protein yields the protein MRLSMVVQPPTDRHLAWAAQVGVSDLVVPYPGDDLGALAATCRRAATFGLNCTHVERKLPHLAIVHGLPERGRQVRAIRDLLAAMGDCGMEVLCYNWMPDEDWQRTTATAPARGGALATAFDVDAVTANVTDADGLPPVRTPAERLWEHLERFLDEIVPVAERHGIRLALHPDDPPLGALRGQARIIHSVAALERAVALVPSRANGVCYCVGSLFPAGEDVVAGIGRLGDAIAFVHARNVRGTAERFTETWHDDGAIDIPAVIRALAAIGYSGTLRPDHAPSMAGEPNDTPGYEMLGRLFAAGYLRGVMQAVGAGQRQ from the coding sequence ATGCGCCTCTCGATGGTCGTCCAGCCGCCGACCGACCGGCACCTCGCCTGGGCGGCACAGGTCGGCGTCAGCGATCTGGTCGTCCCCTATCCGGGCGACGACCTCGGCGCCCTCGCCGCCACCTGCCGCCGCGCCGCGACGTTCGGCCTGAACTGTACGCACGTCGAGCGCAAGCTTCCCCACCTGGCGATCGTCCACGGGCTCCCCGAGCGCGGTCGGCAGGTCCGCGCGATCCGCGACCTCCTCGCGGCGATGGGGGACTGCGGCATGGAGGTGCTCTGTTACAATTGGATGCCCGACGAGGATTGGCAGCGGACCACCGCCACGGCTCCGGCGCGCGGCGGAGCGCTGGCGACGGCGTTCGACGTCGACGCCGTCACCGCCAACGTCACCGACGCCGACGGCCTGCCGCCGGTGCGCACGCCCGCGGAGCGGCTCTGGGAGCACCTCGAGCGGTTCCTCGACGAGATCGTGCCGGTCGCCGAGCGCCACGGGATCCGCCTCGCCCTCCACCCCGACGACCCGCCGTTGGGCGCGCTCCGCGGCCAGGCGCGGATCATCCACTCCGTCGCCGCGCTCGAGCGGGCGGTGGCGCTGGTCCCCTCCCGGGCCAATGGCGTCTGCTACTGCGTCGGGTCGCTGTTTCCCGCCGGCGAGGACGTGGTGGCGGGGATCGGCCGGCTCGGCGACGCGATCGCCTTCGTCCATGCCCGCAACGTCCGCGGCACCGCGGAGCGCTTCACCGAGACCTGGCACGACGACGGGGCGATCGACATCCCGGCGGTGATCCGCGCCCTCGCCGCGATCGGCTATTCCGGCACGCTCCGCCCCGACCACGCCCCGAGCATGGCCGGCGAGCCGAACGACACGCCCGGCTACGAGATGCTCGGCCGGCTGTTCGCGGCGGGCTACCTCCGCGGGGTGATGCAGGCCGTCGGAGCGGGCCAGCGGCAGTGA
- a CDS encoding trypsin-like serine protease codes for MPRFAFRTFTVLVASLALVLVAAPAGAQSPGAKPGSGKKSQPSTPQVGVHGIDPGPVPEEIKAIEADALACRTAAEAVQVYKIYLADKKLPTIERKAAEARLKDWLKYADEKRRRLGKRWVTQQEYEEIEQQTERLITHSFELWRLNDRELCKDELTRASRLHPESGKADFIMGLIYSLVADNDLKAAEHFSEVIKREPGNAFAYNNLAVSEVFLKRYGAAARHFKKALDIMPDLQDVCDNLGVTIGAGANTMRLRIPEKNAQEINELYRWAIHDLGLSPYDPGKFSRGGGGPGGDGGGAAPGGAPGDGDGLAGGASPGGPPGGIPGAPPGGGGPGPGGRGGPGGRGGPGAAGQGPGGEAGGNGRGILAFTVLLPNGRRWDTRNRTDGNALLDEPEEDTVVRISSGTGFVIAPGYILTNKHVIEDGNEFVVFDPADKERQVVATLVASIDNPDVALLRCEDLSADPLPLAPKMPRSGSRIMALGYPAGTALGMEVKGSQGDVMSAADPQLDGGNFLHGAQTNPGNSGGPLIDDTGAVIGVVVAIVRTSNVGNAYNVGIPIERVWPFIREHVEDIEPASGRPKLEWPDVQEQSGPSTVMILCKNKREGKKKRNSPDQFAGQNPPGTTPPGATPPGALPPGSLPPGSLPPGSLPPGALPPGSLPPGSAPPGSVPPGTIPGSPGTPYPGGPGAPSGPPRGPARPGVGTLPPAGSSPPGASPSG; via the coding sequence ATGCCGCGCTTCGCGTTTCGGACGTTCACGGTGCTCGTCGCCTCTCTCGCGCTGGTGCTGGTGGCCGCGCCGGCCGGTGCCCAGTCGCCGGGAGCGAAGCCGGGCTCGGGCAAGAAGTCGCAGCCGAGCACGCCCCAGGTCGGCGTCCACGGCATCGATCCGGGACCGGTGCCCGAGGAGATCAAAGCGATCGAGGCCGACGCCCTCGCCTGCCGGACCGCGGCCGAGGCGGTGCAGGTCTACAAGATCTACCTCGCCGACAAGAAACTGCCGACGATCGAGCGGAAGGCCGCCGAAGCGCGGTTGAAGGACTGGCTGAAGTATGCCGACGAGAAGCGGCGCCGGCTCGGCAAGCGCTGGGTCACGCAGCAGGAGTACGAGGAGATCGAACAGCAGACCGAGCGCTTGATCACGCACTCCTTCGAGCTGTGGCGCCTCAACGACCGCGAACTGTGTAAGGACGAGTTGACGCGGGCCAGCCGGCTCCATCCCGAGAGCGGCAAGGCCGACTTCATCATGGGGCTGATCTACTCGCTCGTCGCCGACAACGACCTCAAGGCCGCCGAGCACTTCTCCGAAGTGATCAAGCGCGAGCCGGGCAACGCCTTCGCCTACAACAACCTCGCCGTCAGCGAGGTCTTCCTGAAGCGGTATGGCGCCGCTGCCCGCCACTTCAAGAAGGCGCTCGACATCATGCCCGACCTCCAGGACGTCTGTGACAACCTCGGGGTCACGATCGGCGCCGGTGCCAACACGATGCGGCTGCGCATCCCGGAGAAGAACGCCCAGGAGATCAACGAACTGTACCGCTGGGCGATCCACGATCTCGGGCTGAGTCCCTACGACCCCGGCAAGTTCAGCCGCGGTGGTGGCGGCCCCGGTGGTGACGGGGGCGGGGCGGCGCCCGGTGGCGCGCCCGGCGACGGTGACGGCCTCGCCGGCGGTGCGTCGCCAGGCGGGCCCCCGGGAGGCATCCCTGGCGCTCCGCCGGGAGGAGGTGGCCCCGGCCCGGGAGGTCGTGGCGGTCCCGGCGGGCGTGGCGGCCCGGGCGCGGCGGGGCAGGGGCCGGGGGGTGAAGCCGGCGGGAACGGCCGCGGGATCCTCGCCTTCACCGTCCTGCTTCCAAACGGTCGCCGCTGGGACACCCGCAACCGGACCGACGGCAACGCGCTGCTCGACGAACCGGAGGAGGACACCGTCGTCCGGATCTCGAGCGGCACCGGATTCGTGATCGCCCCGGGCTATATCCTCACCAACAAGCACGTCATCGAGGACGGCAACGAGTTCGTCGTCTTCGACCCTGCCGACAAGGAGCGGCAAGTCGTGGCTACGCTCGTCGCGTCGATCGACAACCCCGACGTCGCGCTGTTGCGATGCGAAGATCTGTCGGCCGACCCACTCCCGCTGGCGCCGAAGATGCCGCGCAGCGGAAGCCGCATCATGGCCCTTGGCTACCCAGCCGGAACGGCGCTGGGGATGGAAGTGAAGGGCTCGCAGGGCGACGTGATGTCGGCCGCCGACCCCCAGCTCGACGGCGGCAATTTCCTCCATGGCGCACAGACCAATCCCGGCAACAGCGGCGGTCCGCTGATCGACGACACGGGGGCCGTCATCGGCGTGGTCGTGGCAATCGTCCGCACGAGCAATGTCGGCAACGCCTACAACGTCGGCATCCCGATCGAGCGCGTATGGCCGTTCATCCGCGAGCATGTCGAGGATATCGAGCCGGCCAGCGGGCGACCGAAGCTCGAATGGCCCGATGTCCAGGAGCAGTCCGGGCCGAGCACGGTGATGATCCTGTGCAAGAACAAGCGCGAGGGAAAGAAGAAGCGCAACTCCCCCGACCAGTTCGCCGGGCAGAATCCCCCGGGGACGACACCGCCGGGCGCGACGCCGCCGGGGGCGCTGCCCCCCGGATCGCTGCCTCCGGGGTCCTTGCCTCCTGGGTCCTTGCCTCCGGGTGCGCTGCCCCCCGGTTCCCTTCCGCCGGGCTCGGCTCCGCCGGGTTCAGTTCCGCCGGGAACGATCCCCGGTAGCCCGGGGACTCCGTATCCGGGAGGTCCCGGAGCGCCGTCCGGTCCGCCGCGCGGTCCGGCTCGCCCCGGTGTGGGCACGTTGCCGCCGGCCGGTTCGTCTCCGCCGGGAGCGTCGCCTTCCGGCTGA